Proteins encoded together in one Oryzias latipes chromosome 11, ASM223467v1 window:
- the LOC105355004 gene encoding phosphatidylinositol 4-phosphate 5-kinase type-1 alpha: MATAAEEPPGLQDYNSPAPAKNATAEGASGGGRGMSQAAKKTIGHRGIDPQGETTYKKTSSSTLKGAIQLGIAHTVGSLTQKPERDVLLQDFEVVESIFFPSEGSNLTPAHHYGDFKFKTYAPVAFRYFRELFGIRPDDYMYSLCNDGLIELSNSGASGSLFYVSSDDEFIIKTVQHKEAEFLQKLLPGYFMNLNQNRRTLLPKFYGLYCVQAGGKNIRIVVMNNLLPNTVRMHSKYDLKGSTYKRRASAKEREKAIPTFKDLDFMQDMQEGLLLEGDKYIALCKTIHRDCLLLQSFKIMDYSFLLAIHNMDQACRDQASEEAVAGTPDQRRPQGQKSLYSTAIESIQAEGGAMASTGSADETGGIPAWNSRGERLLVYIGIIDILQSYRFVKKLEHSWKALVHDGDTVSVHRPRFYAERFEKFMCLRVFKKMPLKSSPSKKRRANGPVKKAVGFGPSLSAQSSISTQQPPLSAQVSCDGVEGGESDGAMQSDRPDLLPRTPAPSGAAAGTPTASLHSSPAAEPSPPNPAHPAGEGSGGPKDQENSAAMRSEVSLH; the protein is encoded by the exons ATGGCCACAGCTGCAGAGGAGCCGCCAGGACTTCAGGATTACA ATTCACCGGCTCCAGCCAAGAATGCGACAGCAGAG GGTGCGAGCGGCGGCGGCAGGGGCATGTCCCAGGCCGCCAAGAAAACCATCGGCCATCGTGGAATCGACCCCCAGGGGGAGACCACGTACAAAAAG acctcctcctccaccctgaAAGGCGCCATCCAGCTTGGCATCGCCCACACCGTGGGGAGCCTGACCCAGAAACCTGAGCGGGACGTCCTGCTGCAGGACTTTGAGGTGGTGGAGAGCATCTTCTTTCCCAG CGAGGGCAGTAACCTGACTCCGGCTCACCACTACGGAGACTTCAAGTTCAAAACCTACGCTCCCGTGGCTTTCCGCTACTTCAGAGAGCTGTTTGGGATCCGGCCCGATGATTACATG TACTCTCTGTGCAACGACGGTCTGATCGAGCTCTCAAACTCCGGCGCCAGCGGCTCTCTGTTCTACGTCTCCAGCGACGACGAGTTCATCATCAAGACGGTGCAGCACAAAGAGGCGGAGTTCCTGCAGAAGCTTCTACCCGGATACTTCATG AACCTAAACCAGAACCGGCGGACCTTATTACCAAAGTTCTACGGGCTGTACTGCGTCCAGGCAGGAGGCAAAAACATCCGCATCGTCGTCATGAACAATCTGCTGCCGAACACCGTCCGCATGCACAGCAAATACGACCTGAAGGGCTCCACCTACAAACGCCGAGCGTCCGCCAAAGAGCGGGAAAAGGCCATTCCCACGTTCAAGGACCTGGACTTCATGCAGGACATGCAGGAGGGGCTCCTGCTGGAAGGGGACAAGTACATCGCTCTGTGCAAGACCATCCACAGAGACTGCCTG ctcctgcagagcTTCAAAATCATGGACTACAGCTTCCTGCTGGCCATCCACAACATGGACCAAGCCTGTCGGGACCAAGCCAGCGAGGAGGCCGTCGCGGGGACCCCGGACCAGAGGAGGCCGCAGGGCCAGAAGTCTCTGTACAGCACGGCCATCGAGTCCATTCAGGCCGAGGGCGGAGCCATGGCGTCCACGGGCTCAGCGGACGA GACGGGAGGCATCCCTGCGTGGAACTCCAGGGGGGAGCGGCTGCTGGTGTACATCGGCATCATCGACATCCTGCAGTCCTACAG aTTTGTAAAGAAGCTGGAACATTCCTGGAAAGCTCTGGTTCATGATGGG GACACCGTGTCGGTTCACAGGCCGCGATTCTACGCAGAAAGATTTGAGAAGTTTATGTGCCTCAGAGTCTTTAAAAAGATGCCAC TGAAGAGCTCCCCGTCTAAGAAGCGGCGTGCCAACGGTCCTGTGAAGAAAGCCGTCGGCTTCGGACCGTCTCTGTCCGCTCAAAGCAGCATCAGTACCCAGCAGCCCCCCCTCTCGGCCCAAGTCAGCTGCGACGGCGTGGAGGGCGGCGAGTCCGATGGCG CGATGCAGTCGGATCGCCCCGACCTCCTCCCCAGGACGCCAGCTCCCAGCGGCGCCGCCGCCGGCACTCCCACAGCCTCGCTTCACTCCTCCCCGGCAGCAGAGCCGTCTCCTCCAAATCCAGCCCACCCAGCGGGGGAGGGGAGCGGCGGACCAAAGGATCAGGAGAACAGCGCCGCCATGAGGTCAGAAGTGTCACTGCACTAA
- the LOC101175246 gene encoding extracellular matrix protein 1 — MAPAGELTAFWITALLTCLGAQLGETKTVFPYVPFPPALPITENLAAICQEGSGRPRYPDSFFPPSGYSHDRRRGKAINRLESWFSLCCSGLVAQQPSQILCCAQQAWIQALSQFCEEEYSTKTMVYECCEDKGPARWICFNSELPNPDYSPKPGYTAPAMPQEPGFSFDPNVC, encoded by the exons AtggctcctgcaggagaactcACGGCCTTTTGGATCACAGCACTGCTGACCTGCCTTGGAGCACAGCTGGGAG AAACCAAAACAGTCTTCCCGTACGTCCCCTTCCCACCCGCTCTGCCCATAACGGAGAACCTCGCTGCCATTTGCCAGGAGGGGAGCGGCCGGCCCAGATACCCGGACAGCTTCTTTCCTCCGTCTGGTTACAGCCACGACCGCCGGCGTGGGAAGGCCATCAACCGCCTGGAGTCCTGGTTCAGTCTGTGCTGCAGCGGACTCGTGGCGCAGCAGCCCAGCCAGATCCTCTGCTGCGCCCAGCAAGCC TGGATTCAGGCCCTGTCCCAGTTCTGTGAGGAGGAATACTCCACTAAGACGATGGTGTACGAGTGCTGCGAGGACAAAGGGCCGGCGCGGTGGATCTGCTTCAACAGCGAGCTGCCCAACCCCGACTACAGCCCCAAGCCGGGCTACACCGCTCCAGCCATGCCTCAGGAGCCAGGATTCAGCTTCGACCCAAATGTTTGCTAG